The Anopheles coluzzii chromosome 2, AcolN3, whole genome shotgun sequence genome window below encodes:
- the LOC120952994 gene encoding trypsin-1-like has translation MFHPLINGAIPIKTKHNALQIHPNATTQYFHSCERKNMKLAPALLFVITVHHLDPSVQAKRLQIGGKDTGIFLYPYMAAIEFAQKLVGNGAIVAQRYILTSASAVAEPHDSLYKVQLGANVFKGPGDLYEVLTIYKHPQYIGWDYNIALLHLKDPIRYSDSVQPAIIADTFVSKLQVLLVSYGTNEDGTMHLREAIYTTSTGAECVDSLTRGLSKEIIIQEHGFCVRSPPGAEQGQWADDAGAPIVADGKLYGVFAFSEQEGKTNVGSIGTRVSAFLEWIYETMEGHD, from the coding sequence ATGTTCCACCCATTAATCAATGGCGCAATtccaattaaaacaaagcacaatGCTCTACAAATACACCCCAACGCAACCACACAGTATTTCCACAGTTGTGAAAGAAAGAACATGAAGCTAGCTCCAGCACTACTGTTCGTGATCACCGTCCACCACCTCGACCCCAGCGTCCAAGCTAAGCGCCTCCAGATAGGCGGTAAAGACACAGGGATTTTCCTGTACCCCTACATGGCCGCCATTGAGTTTGCCCAAAAGCTCGTGGGCAATGGTGCGATCGTTGCACAGCGCTACATCCTTACCTCGGCCAGTGCCGTAGCCGAACCGCACGACTCCCTGTACAAAGTGCAGCTCGGTGCGAACGTCTTCAAGGGTCCGGGTGACCTGTACGAGGTGCTAACCATCTACAAACATCCCCAGTACATCGGCTGGGACTACAACATTGCACTGCTACATCTGAAAGATCCCATCCGCTACAGTGACTCGGTGCAGCCGGCCATTATTGCAGACACTTTCGTGAGCAAACTGCAGGTGCTGCTGGTTTCGTACGGCACCAATGAGGATGGGACGATGCATCTGCGCGAAGCCATCTACACCACGTCGACCGGTGCTGAGTGTGTGGACTCCCTGACGAGGGGGTTATCGAAGGAAATCATTATTCAGGAGCACGGGTTCTGTGTGCGTAGCCCGCCCGGGGCTGAGCAGGGCCAGTGGGCCGACGATGCCGGTGCACCGATCGTGGCCGACGGGAAGCTGTAcggtgtgtttgcgttttctGAGCAGGAGGGCAAAACCAATGTCGGATCGATCGGTACGCGGGTTTCCGCATTTTTGGAATGGATTTATGAAACGATGGAAGGACATGATTAG